In Calditrichota bacterium, one DNA window encodes the following:
- the lptB gene encoding LPS export ABC transporter ATP-binding protein — translation MSVLKAENLVKFYGKRKVVKGVSIDVKQSEIVGLLGPNGAGKTTTFYMITGMIRPNTGTIILDDRDLTRLPMYKRARLGIGYLPQEPSIFRKLTVEENILAILEMLPISKQERRRRLEMHLSDLGVTHVAKNKGYNLSGGERRRVEIARALVTHPKFLLLDEPFAGIDPIAVEDIQKIVSQLREKGIGILITDHNVHETLSITDRAYLLYDGRVLKAGSAEFLASDAEARRLYLGDKFRLNR, via the coding sequence ATGTCCGTATTAAAGGCCGAAAATCTGGTTAAATTTTATGGAAAACGAAAGGTCGTAAAGGGCGTTTCCATTGATGTCAAACAATCGGAAATTGTGGGGCTGCTGGGTCCGAACGGAGCCGGAAAAACCACCACCTTTTACATGATTACCGGAATGATTCGGCCGAATACCGGAACCATTATTCTGGATGATCGGGACCTCACGCGGCTGCCGATGTACAAACGGGCCCGTCTGGGGATTGGTTATCTGCCGCAAGAGCCGTCCATTTTCCGGAAATTGACCGTGGAAGAAAACATCCTGGCGATTCTTGAGATGCTTCCTATTTCCAAACAGGAACGTCGTCGGCGTCTGGAAATGCATCTCTCCGATCTTGGGGTAACCCATGTGGCCAAAAATAAGGGCTATAATCTTTCAGGAGGCGAAAGACGGCGGGTGGAAATAGCCCGGGCTCTGGTAACCCATCCCAAATTTTTACTGCTGGATGAGCCTTTTGCCGGCATCGATCCGATTGCCGTGGAGGATATCCAGAAAATTGTGAGCCAATTGCGGGAAAAAGGAATCGGCATTCTCATTACAGATCACAATGTGCACGAAACGCTGTCCATTACGGACCGGGCCTATCTTTTGTACGACGGACGTGTTTTAAAGGCGGGTTCGGCAGAATTTCTGGCCAGCGATGCGGAAGCCCGCCGGCTTTATCTGGGGGATAAATTTCGCCTGAATCGCTGA
- the lptC gene encoding LPS export ABC transporter periplasmic protein LptC, protein MKRLTNLLVVLGLVPFLVAGCGEKKTTAPPAKQVKPAAETPDQEAWNSTVITTKMGHITAKVKYGHMSRYSDKQLMKFDEGVKVFIYDKKGRLSSTVISDRGLLNEKTELVEALGHVVAHSDSGATLYTDHLTYDHKKNKLYTDAFVKVTTKTDTLYGTGFESDENLKHWVIRKPRGVSSRPAAINVESHFRGKKQKQTTAAIKPSAEKTK, encoded by the coding sequence ATGAAACGTTTAACGAACTTACTGGTTGTTCTGGGGCTTGTCCCTTTTTTGGTGGCGGGCTGCGGCGAAAAGAAAACAACGGCCCCGCCTGCAAAACAGGTCAAGCCGGCCGCAGAAACCCCGGATCAGGAAGCCTGGAATTCGACGGTGATTACCACCAAAATGGGGCATATTACGGCGAAGGTCAAATACGGGCACATGAGTCGCTATTCTGATAAGCAGCTCATGAAATTTGACGAAGGCGTTAAGGTTTTTATCTACGATAAGAAGGGCCGGCTCAGTTCAACCGTTATTTCAGATCGGGGGCTTTTGAATGAAAAAACAGAGTTGGTGGAGGCCCTTGGCCACGTGGTGGCGCATTCGGATAGTGGGGCAACACTCTACACGGACCATCTGACTTACGATCACAAGAAAAATAAATTGTACACGGATGCATTCGTTAAAGTGACCACCAAAACAGATACGTTGTACGGTACCGGATTTGAATCGGATGAAAACCTAAAACACTGGGTTATTCGAAAACCGCGGGGTGTTTCCAGCCGCCCCGCAGCAATAAATGTGGAGAGCCATTTTCGAGGGAAGAAGCAAAAGCAGACTACCGCTGCAATCAAACCTTCGGCAGAAAAGACGAAATAA
- a CDS encoding lysophospholipid acyltransferase family protein, translating into MAKPLKKRVKNDLIFLFVFYLILFVRLLPREAAFKLFEKLGQFSYYVISDARNKMIAHLTLAFGNQKSPAAIRKMAKETFVNLGRNAVDALRLPIYSLADLEKIVAAEGLDILDQVRRAGRSIILITGHIGSWEVMAGYIAMRGYPLYVVGARLYDPRLDRLLLKMRKSGGYINIPRGGSTKFLLHILHRPNLLGLLMDQDTHVAGTFVDFFGKPAYTPVGPVILAEKTGAALIPIFIQLDKTYTHRIKILPEFKMVLTGDKRRDVMQNTQGLTKIIEEFIRTVPTQWVWMHERWKTRPEDVEQSQ; encoded by the coding sequence ATGGCCAAACCGCTGAAAAAACGCGTCAAAAATGATCTGATCTTTTTATTCGTCTTTTATTTGATCTTATTTGTTCGTCTTTTGCCGCGTGAGGCGGCGTTCAAGCTCTTTGAAAAATTGGGACAATTCAGCTACTACGTGATTTCCGATGCCCGGAACAAAATGATTGCCCATTTGACGCTTGCCTTTGGGAATCAAAAATCGCCTGCGGCCATTCGAAAAATGGCCAAGGAAACATTTGTGAATCTGGGCCGGAATGCCGTGGATGCGCTTCGGTTGCCCATTTACTCTTTGGCGGATTTGGAAAAAATTGTAGCCGCTGAAGGCCTGGATATTCTGGATCAGGTTCGTCGGGCCGGTCGCAGCATTATTTTGATTACCGGGCATATCGGTTCGTGGGAAGTGATGGCCGGCTATATTGCCATGAGGGGGTATCCGCTCTATGTTGTGGGGGCGCGGTTGTACGATCCCCGATTGGACCGATTGCTGCTAAAAATGCGGAAAAGCGGTGGATACATCAATATTCCCCGCGGCGGTTCCACAAAATTCCTGCTGCATATTCTGCATCGGCCCAATCTTCTCGGGTTGCTTATGGATCAGGATACACACGTTGCCGGAACCTTTGTGGATTTTTTCGGCAAGCCGGCTTACACACCTGTGGGGCCGGTGATCCTGGCTGAAAAAACCGGGGCCGCCCTGATCCCGATTTTTATTCAACTGGACAAAACCTACACGCACCGGATAAAAATCCTGCCCGAATTTAAAATGGTTTTGACCGGCGATAAACGAAGAGATGTCATGCAAAATACGCAGGGGTTGACCAAAATAATTGAAGAGTTTATCCGAACGGTTCCAACACAGTGGGTCTGGATGCACGAGCGCTGGAAAACCCGTCCGGAAGACGTTGAGCAGAGCCAATGA
- a CDS encoding KpsF/GutQ family sugar-phosphate isomerase: MSDEEIIERGKQVVRIEARALEELVDQVDASFEKAVNLIRRSKGRVIVTGIGKSGIVGRKIAATLTSTGTAAFFLHPTEGAHGDLGMVLKDDVVICISKSGSTEELAQLIPILKRIGVPIIAMTSNPDSELARKSDVTITVRVPEEACPFDLAPTASTTATMAMGDALAVALLELRNFSLEDFARLHPGGSIGRRLLLRIDDVMATGDRVPKVAPDLPLKDAIMEITSKRFGATSVVNGQGKLLGIITDGDVRRLIERKKDLWELRAEEIMTKNPITVKIGILASDAFNLMKIRAINSLLVVDAENHLVGIVHIHDLLKAGIS; the protein is encoded by the coding sequence ATGAGTGATGAAGAGATCATTGAGCGCGGAAAGCAGGTTGTCCGCATCGAAGCCAGAGCACTGGAAGAGCTTGTCGACCAGGTGGATGCCTCTTTCGAAAAGGCCGTCAATCTGATTCGTCGCTCCAAGGGCCGGGTGATTGTGACGGGGATTGGGAAATCCGGCATCGTGGGAAGAAAAATTGCAGCCACACTCACTAGCACAGGAACAGCGGCTTTCTTTCTGCATCCAACAGAGGGTGCCCACGGCGACCTTGGGATGGTTCTCAAAGATGATGTGGTAATTTGCATTTCCAAAAGCGGCAGCACGGAAGAACTGGCCCAGCTCATCCCCATTTTAAAGCGCATTGGGGTTCCCATTATTGCCATGACGTCCAATCCGGATTCCGAACTGGCCCGAAAGAGCGATGTGACCATTACCGTACGCGTGCCCGAAGAAGCGTGTCCTTTTGATCTGGCACCCACTGCCAGTACCACGGCAACCATGGCCATGGGAGATGCTCTGGCCGTGGCGCTTCTGGAATTGCGGAATTTCAGTCTGGAAGATTTTGCCCGGCTGCATCCGGGCGGTAGTATTGGCCGAAGGCTCCTCCTCAGGATTGACGATGTTATGGCGACTGGAGACCGGGTGCCGAAAGTGGCTCCGGATCTTCCGCTAAAAGATGCGATTATGGAGATTACCTCAAAGCGTTTCGGAGCAACGAGCGTTGTGAACGGGCAGGGTAAACTGCTTGGCATTATTACCGATGGCGACGTCCGGCGTTTGATTGAGCGCAAAAAGGATCTGTGGGAGCTTCGGGCTGAGGAAATCATGACGAAAAATCCCATTACGGTAAAAATCGGGATTCTGGCGTCCGATGCCTTTAATCTGATGAAAATTCGGGCGATCAATTCTCTGCTTGTGGTGGATGCGGAAAATCATCTGGTGGGCATTGTTCATATTCACGATCTCTTAAAAGCAGGAATCTCTTGA